One part of the Rutidosis leptorrhynchoides isolate AG116_Rl617_1_P2 chromosome 1, CSIRO_AGI_Rlap_v1, whole genome shotgun sequence genome encodes these proteins:
- the LOC139840021 gene encoding AT-hook motif nuclear-localized protein 23-like, with amino-acid sequence MATNSTSPFTLQTRPDLHLQIPPDSEDDTNQTTPGSGDNSGRRPRGRPPGSKNKPRPPVIITRESANTLKAHILEISNGCDVFESVADYARKRQRGICIVSGSGTVNNVTIRQPSATGSVVSLHGRFEILSLSGSFLPPPAPPGATSLTVYLAGGQGQVVGGNVVGALMASGPVIVIAASFTNVAYERLPLEEDETAASSGGGGGGGDGGPFSDPSSMGLQFFNLPLNVTNVQLPADGGGSWNSNMASRPAPFG; translated from the coding sequence ATGGCAACTAACTCAACTTCCCCTTTCACCCTCCAAACCCGCCCTGATCTCCACCTTCAAATCCCACCCGACTCCGAAGACGACACCAACCAAACCACCCCCGGTTCCGGCGACAACTCCGGCCGCCGTCCACGTGGCCGTCCTCCCGGTTCCAAAAACAAACCAAGACCACCAGTTATCATCACCCGTGAAAGCGCCAACACTTTAAAAGCTCACATCCTTGAAATCAGCAACGGATGCGATGTGTTCGAATCCGTTGCTGACTACGCAAGAAAACGTCAACGTGGAATTTGTATTGTTAGTGGAAGTGGGACCGTAAACAATGTTACTATCCGACAACCATCTGCAACTGGATCTGTTGTATCACTTCATGGACGTTTTGAAATACTTTCATTATCTGGGTCTTTTTTACCACCTCCTGCCCCACCTGGGGCAACTAGTTTGACTGTTTATTTAGCTGGTGGTCAAGGTCAAGTTGTTGGTGGTAATGTTGTTGGTGCTTTAATGGCTTCTGGTCCTGTAATTGTCATAGCTGCTTCTTTTACTAACGTGGCTTATGAAAGGTTGCCGTTGGAAGAAGATGAAACGGCGGCGAGTAGCGgcggcggtggtggtggtggtgatggtgggccCTTTTCTGACCCGTCGTCTATGGGTTTACAGTTTTTTAACTTACCACTTAATGTAACGAATGTTCAGTTACCGGCTGATGGTGGTGGTAGTTGGAACAGTAACATGGCGAGCCGTCCAGCACCATTTGGATAG